The Methanomicrobiales archaeon genome has a segment encoding these proteins:
- a CDS encoding SWIM zinc finger family protein → MSRQVSVTRNDLWQRLMGESGLTPEVEDEIGIRFGERGRKALAAVKEGRVKRYRDFFVVVGYHDEYVVEEDFCSCRDFLFRGRECSHILAVAIAEATGLYETFSLWYVDALDRETP, encoded by the coding sequence ATGAGTCGCCAAGTATCCGTTACCAGGAATGACCTGTGGCAGCGCCTCATGGGAGAGAGCGGTCTCACCCCCGAGGTCGAGGACGAGATCGGGATACGGTTCGGCGAGCGCGGCAGGAAGGCGCTCGCCGCTGTTAAAGAGGGGCGGGTGAAGCGCTACCGCGATTTCTTCGTGGTCGTCGGCTATCACGACGAGTACGTGGTGGAGGAGGACTTCTGCAGCTGCCGTGACTTCCTCTTCCGGGGAAGAGAGTGCTCGCACATCCTCGCCGTCGCGATCGCCGAGGCGACCGGCCTGTACGAGACGTTCAGCCTCTGGTACGTCGATGCCCTGGACAGGGAGACGCCGTAG
- a CDS encoding Nif3-like dinuclear metal center hexameric protein, with translation MNIRAAIRDLERIAPPDLADPMDEGRIGLIIEGREEIERIGCALDATPAVAESAVLSSIDLLVVHHTPLFTPTTSVRGFLARAVRPLLTGGINLYVMHTNFDRARGGINDTLAGLLGLRNVEPLSMGCIGDATLPLAEMVRRLEGGVRIWGKVDRIRKLAVAGGSGFDPVLLEEAAERGADAFLSAELRHHVAIASPLPCIESTHHALEAPGMRALARRMNWEFIDESPSIRYQE, from the coding sequence ATGAATATTCGGGCAGCCATCCGGGATCTGGAGCGCATCGCTCCTCCGGACCTGGCGGATCCGATGGATGAGGGAAGGATCGGCCTTATCATCGAGGGGCGCGAGGAGATCGAGCGGATCGGCTGTGCGCTGGATGCCACGCCCGCCGTAGCGGAGTCTGCAGTCCTTTCGTCTATCGATCTCCTGGTTGTCCACCACACCCCTCTCTTCACGCCCACGACCTCGGTCCGGGGCTTCCTGGCACGGGCGGTGCGTCCCCTGCTCACGGGCGGAATCAACCTCTATGTGATGCACACTAACTTCGACCGAGCCCGGGGCGGGATCAACGACACTCTCGCGGGTCTGCTCGGCCTCCGCAATGTGGAGCCCCTCTCGATGGGCTGTATCGGCGATGCGACCCTGCCGCTCGCCGAGATGGTGCGAAGGCTGGAGGGCGGGGTGCGTATCTGGGGAAAAGTTGACAGGATCCGCAAGCTTGCTGTGGCGGGCGGCAGCGGATTCGATCCTGTCCTCCTCGAGGAGGCCGCGGAGCGTGGCGCGGATGCATTCCTCTCGGCGGAGCTGCGCCACCACGTGGCCATCGCATCCCCCCTCCCCTGCATCGAGTCCACGCACCACGCCCTGGAGGCCCCCGGGATGCGGGCCCTTGCCCGCCGCATGAATTGGGAGTTCATCGATGAGTCGCCAAGTATCCGTTACCAGGAATGA
- a CDS encoding homocysteine biosynthesis protein translates to MDKSIELINQRIRDGSARVVTAEEMPLLVRELGEEEALREVDVVTTGTFGAMCSSGAFLNFGHADPPIRMERLWLNDVEAYGGIAAVDAFLGATQPSTTREDSYGGAHVLEEFVAGNVVELRAVSRGTDCYPRRTLTTELQIEDLNQAIMCNPRNAYQRYNAATNSTDRTLFTYMGMLLPHCGNITYSGAGVLSPISNDPALRTIGRGVPIFLGGAEGMIVGEGTQHSPGSRFGTLMVSGDMKQMRQDFMRAAVLHGYGVTLYIGVGVPIPVLDLDIVRSTAITDADIQTNIIDYGIPQRDRPSLRTVTYAELKSGRVDLNGEEVKTSSLSSFRKAREVAEELKRWIERGDFTLALPTRRIDGRKVARPMRETSRSPRVREIMDRTVVSVLEDDAIATAAEKLLKGETNHIPVEDREGRLVGIVTTYDVSKAVLRPGTLHKVKDIMTRRVIKTTPDEAVDVAAQKLKKNNISALPVVDAGDQVVGMLTALDLGKLISRREP, encoded by the coding sequence ATGGACAAATCCATCGAGCTCATCAATCAGCGAATCCGGGATGGGAGCGCCCGCGTCGTGACGGCGGAAGAGATGCCCCTCCTGGTGCGTGAGCTTGGTGAGGAGGAGGCTCTCCGCGAGGTGGACGTGGTAACGACGGGGACCTTCGGGGCGATGTGCTCGTCTGGTGCATTTTTGAACTTCGGCCATGCTGATCCGCCCATCCGGATGGAGCGGCTGTGGCTGAATGACGTGGAGGCCTACGGAGGGATTGCGGCGGTCGACGCGTTCCTCGGGGCCACACAGCCCTCGACCACTCGCGAAGACTCCTACGGTGGAGCCCACGTGCTGGAGGAGTTCGTCGCCGGCAACGTGGTGGAACTCCGGGCCGTCTCCCGGGGCACGGACTGCTATCCCCGCCGAACGCTGACGACCGAGCTCCAGATCGAGGATCTCAACCAGGCGATCATGTGCAACCCCAGAAACGCCTATCAGCGCTACAACGCCGCGACCAACTCCACAGACCGCACGCTCTTCACCTACATGGGGATGCTCCTCCCCCACTGCGGCAACATCACCTACTCCGGGGCCGGCGTGCTCTCCCCGATCTCCAACGATCCCGCGCTCCGCACCATCGGACGCGGGGTTCCCATCTTCCTGGGCGGAGCCGAGGGGATGATCGTCGGGGAGGGGACGCAGCACTCCCCCGGCAGCCGCTTCGGAACACTGATGGTGAGCGGCGACATGAAGCAGATGCGCCAGGATTTCATGCGGGCGGCGGTCCTGCACGGCTACGGCGTCACCCTCTACATCGGCGTGGGCGTTCCCATCCCGGTCCTGGACCTCGATATCGTGCGGAGCACGGCAATAACCGATGCCGACATCCAGACGAATATCATCGACTACGGCATTCCCCAGCGGGATCGGCCCTCGCTCCGCACGGTGACATATGCGGAGCTGAAGAGCGGGCGGGTCGATCTGAACGGCGAGGAGGTGAAGACCTCCTCGCTCTCCAGCTTCCGTAAGGCCCGCGAGGTGGCAGAGGAGCTGAAGCGCTGGATAGAGAGGGGCGATTTTACACTTGCCCTCCCCACCCGCCGCATCGACGGGCGGAAGGTCGCGCGCCCGATGCGGGAGACGTCCCGCTCGCCCCGCGTGCGGGAGATCATGGACCGCACAGTGGTGAGCGTGCTCGAAGACGATGCGATCGCCACCGCCGCCGAGAAGCTCCTCAAGGGCGAGACCAACCACATTCCGGTGGAGGACCGTGAGGGGCGGCTCGTCGGAATCGTCACCACATACGATGTATCGAAGGCGGTGCTCCGTCCCGGCACGCTGCACAAGGTCAAGGATATCATGACACGGCGGGTAATCAAGACGACCCCCGACGAGGCGGTGGATGTGGCGGCCCAGAAACTGAAGAAGAACAACATCAGCGCGTTGCCCGTGGTGGACGCCGGCGACCAGGTGGTCGGGATGCTGACGGCGCTCGATCTCGGCAAACTCATCAGCCGGAGGGAACCGTAG
- a CDS encoding 4Fe-4S binding protein — MKLLVKFSKRQIREPIIARLVRETGVLICIDRANIDSTSGEVLIDVPDKQADMLRERMEAMGAEVRVIEDSILRDEEECIDCGACISVCPRDVFSYDAEWHVRLREERCVLCGKCILACPHGALSQRV, encoded by the coding sequence GTGAAGCTCCTGGTGAAGTTCTCCAAGCGGCAGATCCGCGAACCGATCATCGCGCGGCTGGTCCGGGAGACGGGGGTGCTGATCTGCATCGACCGTGCCAATATCGACTCCACCTCCGGCGAGGTGCTGATCGACGTGCCGGACAAACAGGCGGACATGCTCCGGGAGAGGATGGAGGCGATGGGCGCAGAGGTGCGGGTGATCGAGGATTCCATCCTCCGGGACGAGGAGGAGTGCATCGACTGCGGGGCCTGCATCAGCGTCTGCCCGCGGGACGTCTTCAGCTACGATGCCGAATGGCACGTCCGCCTCCGCGAGGAGCGCTGCGTCCTCTGCGGTAAGTGCATACTCGCCTGTCCGCACGGTGCGCTCTCGCAGAGAGTATGA
- a CDS encoding nucleoside recognition protein has translation MTLFADAAVHAATLLLQTVPAVILGVVAAEILMALRFTERISRAARPITAFAHLPPESGVSFMTAFFSSQAADAMLVDYHHTGRLGERELKLSALMNSFPAIVMHWRYLLPVYLPLMGIYGLIYFLILTAVGFAKTAIILVAGHLLLPPRGAVETGTEEGAGVVRAVSARAVLRDALAASAQTLRRILVIMIPTLVLVALLIEGGVFEAIGAYLGGVSGYFPIPAEGIGIVAAKLGSFVAAASVASALLAAGDISGRDAVLALLVGNLLSSVIYSFRWLGSFYIAIFGVRLGTQIMIVSTLLQNGLVLAAIFLLAWLW, from the coding sequence ATGACGCTGTTCGCCGACGCGGCAGTCCATGCCGCCACGCTCCTCCTGCAGACGGTGCCGGCGGTGATCCTGGGGGTGGTCGCAGCCGAGATTCTGATGGCCCTGCGGTTCACCGAGCGCATCTCCCGGGCCGCCCGTCCGATCACCGCATTTGCCCATCTCCCGCCGGAGAGCGGCGTCAGCTTCATGACGGCATTCTTCTCCTCACAGGCGGCGGATGCGATGCTCGTCGATTACCACCACACAGGGCGCCTCGGCGAGCGGGAGCTGAAACTCTCGGCCCTCATGAACTCGTTCCCCGCCATCGTGATGCACTGGCGCTACCTGCTGCCGGTCTACCTGCCCCTCATGGGAATCTACGGGCTGATCTACTTCCTCATCCTGACCGCGGTCGGCTTTGCAAAGACCGCTATCATCCTGGTCGCCGGGCACCTGCTCCTTCCGCCCCGCGGCGCCGTTGAGACGGGCACCGAGGAGGGGGCGGGGGTGGTGAGGGCGGTATCCGCGAGGGCGGTCCTCCGCGATGCCCTCGCAGCCTCCGCACAGACCCTGCGGAGAATTCTCGTTATCATGATCCCGACGCTCGTCCTGGTGGCGCTTCTCATCGAGGGGGGCGTGTTCGAGGCGATCGGCGCGTACCTGGGGGGGGTGTCGGGCTACTTCCCCATCCCGGCGGAGGGGATCGGCATCGTTGCCGCAAAACTGGGTTCGTTCGTCGCTGCGGCGAGCGTGGCCTCCGCACTGCTGGCGGCCGGGGACATCTCCGGCAGGGATGCGGTCCTGGCGCTCCTCGTCGGCAACCTCCTCTCCAGCGTCATCTACTCCTTCCGCTGGCTCGGATCGTTCTACATCGCCATCTTCGGGGTGCGGCTCGGGACCCAGATCATGATCGTCTCCACGCTGCTCCAGAACGGGCTTGTACTGGCAGCGATCTTCCTGCTTGCCTGGCTCTGGTAG